Part of the Oryzias melastigma strain HK-1 linkage group LG24, ASM292280v2, whole genome shotgun sequence genome, TACTAGGTAatttccaaaatagcctaaaactctTTAGTAagcaaaattagtcaaaaatgttagcatgtagctaaaacagaagctaaactcttaattagcctaaaaacctcagtaacaAATTcgccaaaaatgttagcgtattgctaaaatattagccaaactccaaattagcataaaataacccaagaagatgccaaattagccaaaaaagctagaacatttttaaacactagctaaactctgaaatagcctaaaattcctcagtaaagttaattagccaaaaacgttagcttgtcgctaaattagaagctaaactctaaattagtcttaAGAAAACCCCCAGCAGATAACAacttagtcaaaaacattagcatgttgctaaaatagaagctcaactctaaattagcctaaaaaaatagtagaaaacaaattagccaaaaacgttatcatgttgttaaaatattagctaaactccaaattaacataaaataaccTCAGaagatcccaaattagccaaaaaagatagcacattttttaaacactagctaaactccgaaatagcctaaaattcctccgtaaccttaattagtcaaaaacgttagcttgtcactaaaatagatgctaaactctaaattagcctaaaaacctcagtagataacaaattagccaaaaatgttaacatgttgctaatatatttgataaactccattttttgtttttaattactataaaagataaaaaatatatcatggatatatttaaaggcttgttgccaatctacttattatttttttttaattcaaagagtTTATCAATAATTTCCAATggtgcatattttgctcaatatttcaaaaactataaagtttatgaatacaaaaatacaagcagtaatgtcctgaacggtTTGATAACAAGTTTACTGAAATCGCTGAGAATGTGATTTAGTTTTTACGTGCctaaaagtgacagaaaagagcaggagaatcactattgtgtgagTGTTTActacacattcacacaattagacacaaactacaaaaaaacaaatctaagaCGAGATGACGTCTGCACTTCTTGTAGTCTTTTAAACTAATCTTCAGGAATAGTTGCAccccatcattttttttttacttttctttcgATTGCCTTTTATTCATGTTGTTGGCTCAACATAAGACTTTTTCTAGAGAGCAAAATCCAATCTATCTTTATATgtcaaatataatttaaaatgatgcaGGCAACAATGTCTTGATGGGTATTTACTCCTTTCAGACACAGCAAATTTCTATATTTAACTTGGTTAACGTCTAGAAATATTTCACTAAACTGTTGGCTTAAGTGGGAAAAAGAGTGTCAGGAAATACCAAAGCTTCTCTTAATATGATgtcagctctgcagaaaacggataaaaaaagcaaacagaccGAGCACAAGCTGAGAACCTCCACATGCACTAAGctactaaaataagaaaacaacttCTCAAAAGGTTGTGCAGTTAATTCTGCAAGAATGTGCAAcaggagaaaaaatgtaatatacaTGACTTTTTTCCTTCTATTAGCCGGTTTATCTCAGTGACCGTAACATTACAGAACCCTATCAATGAAAGGGAGATTTGTGAATTATCTTTTGTTCAGTctgattcttaaaaaaataaaataaaatgaggtaCTTGGGTCAAAATGACCTTTCCTGTCAATATTTGGGcttgtttccattgactatatatgagaCTGGACTGATCACCCATTGATATTGGCTTACTTCTGGCTTTAacgctttttttgttttttgccatacgaatgccgccatgttggagccagtcaGTAAGtcgtgattggtccaaatcagtcAGCATAtgcattcaacccgtctgatctcaagcggcccggaccagtaacataatagcaaaacaaCCTTcagtcaacttgttatctgtagctttgcttttgatttcatttttcctGTAAAGCTCAGCACTATGAGTCAAtcgttcttttttgtttttgacaacattttggtaattgtgatCATTTTTAGAGCAACCTAACAGCGGAGAGGCTGGCGATGAACCAAACTGCATCTCACCCAGACGTGGGTATACAGATATACTGTTCATTTCCTGATTTCTTATCATGccgcttttactttttttggaattgcacattgcagccatttatttaaataaccacAACTTGCCACAGGAATGTGCCAGAAACTTGCTTTCCCCGCCCCCAAGATccttatatatacatatatatatatatacacaaaggctgcctcgattagtcgactaatcgactattaaaatagtcgacaacttatttaatagtcgattagtcgttacacTATATagtatatggagtcagagttcaGTAAAGTTTAAACTTATgatgtcattctgctagcttttaggataattttggcatttattaagattttttaggtaattttggagttaagctaatatttcagctacatgctagctgttttggctaatttaggatttttttcagtttttaggataatttgggatttaactgatattttagctggctatcagcttcagcgttttcagctattagcttcagcaatttcagctatcatcactactAGCTTCCTCaacggctaaattcagcttacagaattcacactagcattatcgcaggtaatgctatatatctactttaagctaatttaaagctaatgatggttaaaatgtgtgttttacatccactttatgcatgacccgattagttgaccaATTGGTAAAAATAGTtaatgattagtcgactactaaaataattgtttatggcagccctaatatacatatacatatattagaGTTGCCATgattagtcacgactatgttgactattaaaatagttggcgattaatttaatagtcgataagtcatccttttttaatgtaatttttaatgttcaaaatTATAGTGCGTCATCGTACAGTTTGGATTTATATGGAGTCATTGTAGTGAAGTTGAATACAGTTGTGAACTCTCAGCACCACAAAATACTATTGTGTTATATTGAGTCAGTGAGACAAATACTTtattcttttgtgaaaaatagttcatttgtCTCAGATGTTGACTTAATTTGATtcaagtcttgttttaatgccagaaaaaaataaaggcaaagagctgcatgattcattaaatgtttagaCTATCGTCCTAATTGTCTTTTAACAAATGATCCAATTAGTCGACAATTCAGGAAAATAATGGTCTATTATTTGACTATTGatataataatttgtggcagcccaaaaaatactgtacatacacatatatatatatatatattgcaaaattaagttcaaaacagtttttagaacaaaacaaatataacaactgagtaatagctgtttatttctcagtagacgACCATATTTTGCCTTCTTGAAGCCAGTGGGTTCTTCTTCTTAGGAATGCAAGTGCAGTTCTCAttctctttttcctgttttctgcaTTCAATCCTTCAATCATTTGTAGCGACAAAGATTTACACCATATTAGAGCTGGGTTgatcaaattgattaatcggattgaatcaatttaaacttaacagatcaataatgaattcataaaaatatagatcgatttagcacataaagctaaagtccgctagcttgatgctaaagattaatggaatttctcataggacagctaatgctaacgctcggtcgacgtaaacatacattactgactaaatgaacatcttattatgaagtttataaactcttttaaggaaatatttttaaagaaacaatttgtggtcttctgaaataaggtgtaatgctatagcaggatcgccacctagtggccaaactgaaacgtcgtccaggagaagcagaacaatgtttgtgaactgtatcagattaataaacacatagtagattattaatgtatttctgaacaaatgtgtttaaatgtgtaaactcaaaattgaattgaaatgaatgCATTAAAAGAAccgaaaaaaatctaaattgaatTTATCCAGGCTCCTGTGAATTGCTTCGTGTTATAATgcaaatatatttgtgtttcatCCAAATATGGAATAAACTGTACTATTACATAAAACATCCATGATATTGGGAGTTTATTTGGAGCAATGACGTagattatcagaaaaaaagaccaaTCACGAGACATAAGCTGCAAGTGTTGGCCTGAAATGTTCTTATAATGtcaaaagtgttttgttgttgtttatttcagAGTGTGCAGACTCAAGGTTTGTGTTTTGCTGAGTGGATCACTTCCTGGTGAAGCTTCCATAACTTCAGCACAGACACAGTGGAAGATGGAAatgtgctgcagacagatgtgCACACCCGCGCTGTCCCACCAACCTGCGAGCTGACGTAGAGCTTCAGGCACGCGTCACACACGGCCTTCCCGCAGCAGGGAAGGGAAACGATCGATTTCTCCTCCAGACACACCCGACAGCTCTGCATCAACGTGCCCGCCTCGACCTGCTCCCTGTACAGCCACTGGGAGATGTCCTCGAACGGGTCCACCAGGTCGTCCAGCGAGTACAGCTCCGGCTCCGGGCTCGGGTCGCCCACCTGTCCCGTCTCCAGGAGGATTTCCGTGGCGTCATCCGTGATTTCCGCGCGCGCTTGATGCCGGTCGTTCTCGATGCAGTAAACGGTGCAGTAGACGTGCTCTTTGGCCTGAGAGGGCTCCCCCGGAGGGACTGCGCTGCTGCCGCTTTCGCATGCACGCTGGCACTCCGCCGCCACACTTTCACCTCCATTAGAAGTCAAGCCGCTGGGGGTTTGTTCGTTTTGACAGCCAGGTTGTCGCGTTTTGTCGTCAGAGTTTTTACACTCCTCACATTCAGCTCCGTTCTCGTCGGTGATGTCGGTTCTCGCGCTTCCTTGTTCGCGCTGCATCCGACTGTGAGCACCGAGAAGGGCCGAAAAATCCCCGAAATTCCTCCTCGGGATTTCGACGGCGCTCGCCCTCCTCCTCGCTCTTCCTACGCCGTtgcagttgttgttgttgttgcccTCCGCATCCTTCTCCTCGCCGCGGCTCCTCTCCTCCGAGTTCCCGTCGTCCTCATCGAGAGACAGCCGGGAGCTGGACCTGCCGACTCGGACGCTCGCCGACCTCACCTGCCGCTTAACTTTCACGTCCGCGAATGAAGTTTCTCTCGATAAGTTGCGGGACAATTTCCCCTTGGTGTCGTCATAGCTGCTGATAAACCTCGGCATGGTACAAGCTCGAGCTACCGGTGAGTCATCTTCCATCCCCGGGCTGGCTCTCCCCATGAGCGAGCGGGTCTGCCCTGGGCGGACCTCTCACTGCTCGCCTGCCGTCAACCCAACTCccgcaaccaaaacaaaacaaatcgcACAGACACTTCCGGGTGTCGACGTAAGCAACCAGGAGAGCGGTGATAGGCTGATGAGAAGGCTCCTCCCCATCCCCCAGCAGCACTAGCAACTCTTGTCAATTTTTCGTcttaattaattaaagtttgaggttaaaatgtcaaatttgagtTAATAAAAGCATATAAAAAGTATTCAAGCATAAAtgtgaaatctttttttaaaacaaagtaagGAATACTGTCTTACTGACAAATTATCGTAGTAGCATTTGGTCAAATAATGTCTTTTATAAGATTAATTTCACGGAGTAAtacttacttttatttaaaaatgtacttgattaagtttatttaataaattagtTTGCTCTAACTCAAGTTATATCGTCTTTTACAATCATTTTTCtatcattaaaatgtatttttttttacacataggTCAAGCCCCATAGCTTCNNNNNNNNNNNNNNNNNNNNNNNNNNNNNNNNNNNNNNNNNNNNNNNNNNNNNNNNNNNNNNNNNNNNNNNNNNNNNNNNNNNNNNNNNNNNNNNNNNNNNNNNNNNNNNNNNNNNNNNNNNNNNNNNNNNNNNNNNNNNNNNNNNNNNNNNNNNNNNNNNNNNNNNNNNNNNNNNNNNNNNNNNNNNNNNNNNNNNNNNNNNNNNNNNNNNNTGAGTAGTATTTCACTTGCTACttttattatgctttttaagtaaacaataaaacaacttttattaattttattgtaaCATAAAGCTAATCTTACTTGAAAACAATCCTTGCTTCAGTAGATTGACAACTGTTTGTGTAGTCAAATCCAGAGGAGTTCATTGACTATGCCAACACTTTCCAAACTGGTTTTCCAACAGCCAGAGTGTAATGTTAATCCTATGTTTAGCTTCCTTTCATCCCGATCTGTGTTTCCACAGTAACAAAAGCCTGGACCCGCTCCAGATTCCTGTCTGAATTAGGATGTGGGAGCGTCTCATTAGGTCAGCTTTTCCCTGGTCAGGTTTCACGATAGGAGAACAGGGCAGCTTGACCCctaacaagttttatttttatttttactaaaaatacaaatcaagcAAAACATTTAGTCTCTTATTGCTTAAACTTCAGCAAGTGTCAATTATttaatttggataaaaactcgttaaaaatgaaaacaatttttatgaACAACAAGcacaaatctatttttaaaaagtctaagatttagtttattaactttactacagtctGTCAAAAGAGAATTAATGTGCagtgattaaagaaatacattaaagGACGTATATTCACATCAGATGTTAGTCTAACACCTGACGATgtataaaataatcgttttagtcttggtttgtttgttttagttaattaagTTGTCATTTATGTACAGATcttaataagtaaaaaaaataagaaaaatgctggtaaaatgtttaattgaccgtcagagatttttatttttattatacaaAAATTCTCTTATCTTCTGCGGTACATCAGTGTTTTGTTGCTGTTTAGCTGCAACATTCTTAAAgtataaaattgcatttacatGTTTAGATTTTCTAAGATAAAAAGTATTCTACGTCAATGCTGTAATACTTATAgatagtaaaaggagaaaaaagtagtaatggtaaaactttattgtatttttaattaaagtaaatctgctgcttAAGGATCTTATtgacaggatgtattttattttgaaaggaatttgtCTCTGCtgttgtcaaaagtaaaataagataaaaatagaaaaataaaaatctgttataATCCAATTACTGTGAATATTTAAAGCTACAGTTTATGGCTTAATGGCCTCAAACATATTTAATAGTCTGTTTTTCTCGATGGCGTATTGAGTAAACTGGGGTTTCTTCAGTTACTGTCTTAAAcggctcttttattgttaaaggtttcagacctctggtctaaacCGTGTTAGCAAATAGAGCTAAAGTTGAAGCTCACGGCTTCCTATTCTGCTTTTACAGCAACAAAAGTTACTAGGATTAACATCATTTTTGCATCACTTGATGCTTCGCGGTGGAATTTCTTTGCATCATTCAGGCAACGATTTCAGAACCCCATTACAAGGGAAATAATAAACGTTATAATTCCAGacttaaatgctttttttttcatactttttcaacacaaaaatgtgtcaacttTGAGCTTAAATTGCAACCACTGGGATTCTAACAGAATGTTAGTCATATGTATTTTGGCTGGATATTTTTACTCTGACACTTATTAAGTTCACATTTGAGCatttaaagttgaaataaaaatgcaaacaatctGGATTTTGGTATAGCAGCACCACTTTTTCTATGACTGCAgtagaaaacatgaaataaaccTCACTGCTTTGGAAATAACAGGATTCTGACTCctgaaaatatcattttcaattaaaagtccTATAGACACTTAACTCAGAGGTTGttattgtaattaaaaataaaaacaaattaaaaataaatccataaaataaatccataaataaaCATGTGAGCAATACTAAGTAACTCCCCGTAGCTTCAATTGGATTTCACAGAATCGTCGACCCTGTGATGGCTAATCATCTACGCGTGTTCAGACCTCTGAGAAGGCAGAGGTTTAGTCAGGAGCATTAAGTTTTAAATCAACATAATAACCTCTAATATCAGTCGAGAAAGGGTCATAAAACCACCACTTCCAAACTATTTGGAGATCACAGATCTCATTCCTTATCCTGAAGGATAGTAGAATTTAAAGCAGGAAAACGTCCcctatgaccattttttaaataaaaaaaacaaaaatcttcctagttgtgttttatttatgattatgaagtttttacccaaaatcctacaacctaaatgtcttaaaaaatacatttttcatgttgatctggaGCCTCTGCtcccaaaatctcctctgagggggcgtggcttttagaaGCTCCGGCCGAGATCCCCCCCTGACTGATTATTATAGGTCtggcataaatcttcaccgctgctccataaaaatgtccatcaatctgggtaatgtccagccgtatggttctgatccggatgtcagctggacgaggaagtgaagatcttcatggacagaacttcctccaaaatcctgattctttctccttccagttcaccaaagactcttttagctaattctccaatgtttattgactgtgatcaatacattcaatcattggtttctcagagttcttgataaaataatcaaagctaacatcaaaatgctctttcattgatttacaatcctttccaactgcggtcaaatgagccgccgttcacatttccgtggtcacatcaagaagctccgtggagtctgctggagattttccagcgttctcagtcctgctaccgtaagtattggatgaaactcacaccaaaaatccagtgatgctgatttgaccacagaaatgtgaacggcggctcatttgactgcagtcaatgtgaagataccatcttctcttctccagaacctgaactagacactaggaacagatgagggtttagtgcatgtgcagcagagctgttgatggaaagaagatcattcatgttaaaaactcaaaaaacatgatttttatcggagagggactttaagagATTATTAAAATCCACCACTTTTGGAACAAGTTTGACTGCAATGATGACaatatttttcaccaaaaaccTAAACTCAACATATAAGCAGAGAAAATGCCTGATACTCATCAGTCTCAAGCACGGCGGTGGTAGGGTAGTGATTTAAGATTTTATTGCATGCAAATAacattagctattttttaatgcCAACTTTTACTGTGATGAAGAAGAAATGCATACAGTGGGCGGAGTGCAACGTGTTTAACCACGCCCACGGCATGCAGCAAGGAGCTTCTCGCATCCAAACACACTGGAGTTATGAAACTTACTTGACTTCAAGTTTTTCTCCATACTctagaaaaaacttttaacatatAAAATGGGTCAATCTACATTATTAAGTAATTTCTGTGGCcccaaaacacaaataaaagttatttttaacctttaaaaaatgaaaataatcatttagaaaaaaaaaatctgattctttactttaaattaacaatttatttCTCACtacttgttcttatttctaaagAGATACAaccttttaacatgttttgattattatttggtaaaaaaaaaaaaaaaatcccttttaacAAAAACTGGGTTGCCAAAATGTTTCCAAGACCTAAAAAACCTAAAGACCCTTTTAAAGAAATAGTTCAATTTTACCAACAACTAGTTTAAAAGTATCTGCCAGAtctgaataaattaactttttttaatcccaaaaatgaaaaacacgaAGTGTAAGTAGAAAAAACGCTTGATACTCATCAGTCCAAAGCACGGCGGTGGAACGGTAATAATTTGGAATTTTCTTGCATGCAAATAACATTAGCTATTTTTGAATGCCAACCTTTACAACAACAAACTAGAATCGCATAGAGTGAAGGCGTTTAACCCCGCCCACATTCTGCACACTGCATCCAGGGGCGTCTCGCCTCTACAGAACCCAAACAAGTTTCCCTGCAGACTCGAGTGTCCCGCTGACTAAAAGGTTAACAGTGTGATTAAAACATGACATGTAATCAAAATCTAGACAGCTTtggtggaaataaaaaaaaaatggcggaGAAAATCCTTCAGTTAACCAGATTTTGAAGGGTATTTGGTATCGCCcacatttcttaatttaaggcttttattttggcaaccTGTCCAGAAAAGCTGCACTACTGCACTGTGATAggtgggttaggctccagcaacctctgGAATTTAATCTGAATAATAAATGCCTTGATGCATCCCTTTTACAAgggtaaaaaaatgatatttgctGTTTTATATGAGCATTAACGCCTTTTTGtaacattgattttttaaaaattaactataAAATTTTAACTAATAAACCCTGCATTTATGTAAagtattagcataaaaaaaaaaaaaactatgatcTCATCTCACAGTCACAAACTTATCGGTTAAACgtacttttattcatttttttttccaatgtgcCATGTTGAAACTGACTGACGGTATTAGTACCAGAGAATATTcacactttaaataaattaagataaaaaaatagtgcaAATAAACTTGAACTTTCCAGATTTTAGGTGAAcctaaaaaacatgtattttcacagttgaatttattaaaaaaacaacatttaaagttcagatataaatgaaagttttgtcctAAATGACATGCCGTAGACTGTATTGCATCGTGTCTCTCACTGTCCTACCTTCTTATTTCCAACACACTGTACAGatagagaaaataaaaccaagtaGTCCCACTTTACACCACACCGCACATAAATACTCGACtagaaaaaacagtaaacaCAGCCACGggaataaaaaacatcaaaaagttcAAAGTTACATTGAGGGTCTTTtacattttgctatttttctacACTCTGCAGACACTTCAGACTggtatttatagaaaaaaagcaCAGCAAAGTTCACACTAAGGAGTCTTGGAAGGAAACCGAGGAGCATTCGACGTACGGTTCCCATGTTTACAAAGCTAGTTAGTCACACGCAGCATGAGATTAAATATGCAACAG contains:
- the rnf217 gene encoding probable E3 ubiquitin-protein ligase RNF217, producing MGRASPGMEDDSPVARACTMPRFISSYDDTKGKLSRNLSRETSFADVKVKRQVRSASVRVGRSSSRLSLDEDDGNSEERSRGEEKDAEGNNNNNCNGVGRARRRASAVEIPRRNFGDFSALLGAHSRMQREQGSARTDITDENGAECEECKNSDDKTRQPGCQNEQTPSGLTSNGGESVAAECQRACESGSSAVPPGEPSQAKEHVYCTVYCIENDRHQARAEITDDATEILLETGQVGDPSPEPELYSLDDLVDPFEDISQWLYREQVEAGTLMQSCRVCLEEKSIVSLPCCGKAVCDACLKLYVSSQVRLGKHLISCPIPECSGTLEERLVLSHLTAEDVAKYQYFLELSQLDSSTKPCPQCSKFTSLKTHNPNRSESKFKIQCSNCQFVWCFKCHAPWHDGIKCRDYRKGDKLLRSWASVIEHGQRNAQKCPQCKIHIQRTEGCDHMTCAQCNTNFCYRCGERYRHLRFFGNHASNLSVFGCKYRYLPDKPHLRRLIRGSVCATKVLIAPVVILLVIVLGALALVIGLVAFPVYYVCKRKKKQRTRGSGRWI